The Poseidonibacter lekithochrous region TATGATAATGATGCCCAAGGAAATGTAACATTAGGTACAGTAATAAGTACAAGTACATATGATGATTACTTAAGTGATAATAATGAGAACTTTACAGTAAGAATCACAGATAATACATATGCACCAACAAGTGGTGGATATGAGAATGTAACAATAGATACAAACCCAGTAACAACAACAATCAAAGATGATACAGGGACACCAAATACACCAAATGATGGACCAGAACCAACACATGAATCAGTGATATTAAAACTAGTAGCATTAAATAGTGATGGAACACCAGTATTAGATGGAAGTGGGAACTATACATTTGCAAATGATGTAAATGAAGGTAATGATGCTAAATATATGGTATTAGCATTTGCACCAAATGAAACAACATTTAGCCCAAGTACAAAATTAGATAATCAAGTAGGAAATGTAGATATCACATTTGCAGATAATACAGCAAGTGGAGCTTCAAGTCAAAGTAAAAATGATGGAAGTGAAGATTATGATAATGATGCCCAAGGAAATGTAACATTAGGTACAGTAATAAGTACAAGTACATATGATGATTACTTAAGTGATAATAATGAGAACTTTACAGTAAGAATCACAGATAATACATATGCACCAACAAGTGGTGGATATGAGAATGTAACAATAGATACAAACCCAGTAACAACAACAATCAAAGATGATACAGGGACACCAAATACACCAAATGATGGACCAGAACCAACACATGAATCAGTGATATTAAAACTAGTAGCATTAAATAGTGATGGAACACCAGTATTAGATGGAAGTGGGAACTATACATTTGCAAATGATGTAAATGAAGGTAATGATGCTAAATATATGGTATTAGCATTTGCACCAAATGAAACAACATTTAGCCCAAGTACAAAATTAGATAATCAAGTAGGAAATGTAGATATCACATTTGCAGATAATACAGCAAGTGGAGCTTCAAGTCAAAGTAAAAATGATGGAAGTGAAGATTATGATAATGATGCCCAAGGAAATGTAACATTAGGTACAGTAATAAGTACAAGTACATATGATGATTACTTAAGTGATAATAATGAGAACTTTACAGTAAGAATCACAGATAATACATATGCACCAACAAGTGGTGGATATGAGAATGTAACAATAGATACAAACCCAGTAACAACAACAATCAAAGATGATACAGGGACACCAAATACACCAAATGATGGACCAGAACCAACACATGAATCAGTGATATTAAAACTAGTAGCATTAAATAGTGATGGAACACCAGTATTAGATGGAAGTGGGAACTATACATTTGCAAATGATGTAAATGAAGGTAATGATGCTAAATATATGGTATTAGCATTTGCACCAAATGAAACAACATTTAGCCCAAGTACAAAATTAGATAATCAAGTAGGAAATGTAGATATCACATTTGCAGATAATACAGCAAGTGGAGCTTCAAGTCAAAGTAAAAATGATGGAAGTGAAGATTATGATAATGATGCCCAAGGAAATGTAACATTAGGTACAGTAATAAGTACAAGTACATATGATGATTACTTAAGTGATAATAATGAGAACTTTACAGTAAGAATCACAGATAATACATATGCACCAACAAGTGGTGGATATGAGAATGTAACAATAGATACAAACCCAGTAACAACAACAATCAAAGATGATGCTAATGATAAGGTTCCAAATGAACCAATTGATACTATTTACGTTCAATTAAGTGGAGATGATGTAAAAGAAGAAGCAAATGCAGCTACTTTAACTCATAATATAAAACTAGTAGATAAAGATGGTAATGCTGTAAATCTTGCAAATGGCGAAACAATTAATATTACTTTATCATATACAAATGATGGAACAGTAAATGCTGACTTTACAAGTAAGAAAACTACTGTAACAATTACTGGTAATGGAGGAAGTGATTATACTTTTACAAATATTATTACAGATGATTCTTTAAAAGAAGGTACTGAAACATATGATGTAAAAATTGCTTCTATAGATTCTCATAGTGATTATTTTGAAAATGTAAAAATTGCTGATACTACTAATGGAGCTAATGCAACGGTTAATAGTGCAAAGGGAACTATTAACGAAGAAATTGATTTAAATGATGAAAATGAAACTGTAGTTGAGGGTGCAACTGCAATTACAAGTGTAACACAGAGTATGAATTTACTTGATAATGATGAGTTAGGAATAAATGGTAAAATCTCAAGCTTTACTTATACTGATGAATCAGATGTTGTTCAAACTGCAACTTTAACTGGAATACCAGGTTCTAAGACTGCTACTGTAGATTCTAAATATGGAAATATTACAGTTAATGAAGATGGAACATGGAGTTTTACTCCAGATGCAACGGAAAATAATAAAAATGGTGTAGATGATGTATTTACTTATACTGTTACAGATGATAATGGGGCAAATGGAACTGCTAACTTTACAGTTAGTGTTACTGATACAAACCCAAGTGCAAGTGCACCAGATTCAAGTGTTGATGAAGATGATTTAGCATCAGGTAGTGATACAAGTAAAGAATCAACTGTAGTAACTCAAACACTTAATATTACAAAAAATAAAGATGATATTAGTGATGTAAGTTTTGATGCTTCAACTAAAACAGCTCTAGAAGCTTTAGCTTTAAAATCTAATAATGTGCTAATTACATATACTTTAAGTAATTCTAATCACACAATTACTGCAAAAGCTGGTGCTGATACAATATTTACAATTGATTTACAAAATACAAGTGATATAAGTGGAGCAACACAAGCTTATAGATTTGAACTTTTAGGAAGTATTGATCATGTAAGTGGAAATGCTGAAAATAGTTTAAATTTACCATTTAGTTTTAATGTTTCTGATATTGACTCAACTGTTGCTGGAACAACATTTAATGTAAGTGTTGTAGATGATATTCCTACAGCTAATTCTGAAGCTAAATTATCTGTTGTTGAAGGTAATGTTGCTTTAACTGGAATGATTAACTTATTAGATAATGATGTGCAAGGTGCTGATGACCCAATTTCAACTGTTACAAGTTTTACATATACAAATGAAAGTAATAGTTCTCAAACTGTAAATTTATCAGGTGGTTCAGTTACTGTTGATACTAAATATGGTTCATTAACTGTAAATACAAATGGTACGTGGTCTTATATTTCTGATGCTAGTGAATCAAATGAGAGTGGAACAGATAATGTTAATACAGATGATAAAGTTATAGATAGTTTTACTTATGTAATTACTGATGCTGATGGTGATACATCTAGCGCAGCTCAAGAGATTGATGTAACTGATGGAGCTAATCCAATGATAAATCCAGCTGATTTAACAGTTAGTGAGCTAACATTAGGTTATGGAGTTTCATTAGTACCATTTACATCTCAAAATAATTTATTAAATATATCTAAGGGGTCTGATGAAATAGCAGATACTAAATTTGCAGTTTCTACAATAACAGCTTTAGATGCATTAGGGATTGAGTCTGCTGGAGAATCATTAGTGTATACTTTATCTTCAGATGGACATACAATAACTGCTAATAAAACAACAAGTAGTGGAGCTGAAGTATTTAAAATAACTATTACTAATCCTGCTTCAACATCAGCTAAATATGACTTTGAATTATCATTACCAATTGATCATACTAAGAATGCAAATCCATCATTAGACCATGATACAGAATGGACTTTGCCAATAACAGTTTATACAGAAGATACTGATAATAAAAATGGTGTAGATGGAGATGATGATGCTATTGATACATTTAATATTATAGTTCAAGATTCAACACCTTCTTCAACTCCTTCAAGTATTGTAATGAATGAGGATAGTGGTTCTAAAACTATTAGAATTTCTCAGGATGCTTTTGATTCAGTTAAAATCACTCCATTAAATGGAGTTCAAGTTACTGTAGCAAGTGGAAATAGTACAAATATTTATGATAAAAATGGTGATGATATAATTGGTTCATTAACTAATAATGGAGATGGAACATTAACGTTTACTCCTGTAACAAATTATAGTAATTATACTACTGATCTACCAACATTTGATTATGAAATTGTTGATGATGATGGAGATACTTCTTCTTCAACTATTACAGTAGAGGTTAATCCAATTGCTGATGCACCTTCTGTTTCGGCAAGTAATGTTACAACAACAGAAGATTCTAATAATACAAGTGAAGGAACAAATAGTGTTGCCTTAAGTCTTACAAAACCATCATTAAGTTTAGATCAAACAGATAAAAATGATGTTACAGGAAGTGCTTCTGGTGATAAACCTGAGAGACTTGGATATATTGAATTAGAATTTACAAATGGCGATTTTGTTATTGGAGCAGTACTTGAAAAAGGCGATGGAACGGACCTTGTAACTATATCTTCAAGTAATCAAATAGTAAAAGTTTATATTACAGATGATGCAAACTTCCATTATAGTGGACTAGACCCTGTTTCAGATGGTGCTATACAATTAACGACAGCTGAATATCAAGCTTTAAAAATTATTCATGCTGAAGATAATGATAGAGATATTAATATTACTGTTTCTACTACTTCTTATGAAGTGAAAGATGATGGAACACCTATCAGTACAAGTGATAATAACTTAAAAGAAACAAGTTCAGATAGTATGAGGGTAATAATTACTGCAAAAACTGATGATATATCTCTTGCTTGGGATAATAATTCTAGAGGAACAATAAGTACGAATATAAATACAAATGATACTTATACATTTAATACAATTTCTGAAGATAATGCTGATAGGACTATTGATTTAAAATCACTTCTTACAAAAACAAGTGGTTATGAAACTGACTTAAAAGGAGATTTAGATGGAAGTGAAACAAGAACTTACAAAATAACAGGTGTTCCTGAAGGAACTGTTCTTAGTATAACTACTATTGTTGTTACAGGTATAAATCCTACAACAACTGCCACTCAGGTGGACGAATATATTGCAGATTCCTCTGGTACAGTATCTATGACTTATACTAGCAGATTAAATGATGATGATATTAAGTTAACACTTCCTGAGAATTTTGGTGGAAATATTAGTAATGCTAAAATTGAATTAATAGCAAAAGATTATGATACTGAAACTGAAAGTGCAGATGTTGCAAAAAGTGCAGAAGTATATTTTAATATTAATATAACACCAGTTGCTGATGATGTAACTGCTGCTATTAAACAATCATTTGGAAATGAAGATGCTGGAAGAAAATCAGATGGTTCAACTGATGTATCTAGTGCTGCTTCTGGAATTGATTTAGATGTTACAATCACAACAGATGATAAAGATGGTTCTGAAACATATACAATTGTTTTAAGTGAAATCCCAGATGGTGCTGAAATTTATTATGATGGTAATCTAATTACAAAAACAAGTGCAAGTGTAAATGCTCAAATTACAGCTACAAATGATGCTGGTGCAAATTGGTCTTTAGAAATTAAAGAGTTTGATAATTCTAAAGCTTTTAAAATTATACCACCATATAATTCAAATGATGATATCAATCTAAAAGTAGCTGCAAATGCTGTTGATGGTACAGATATAGGTGCTTCAGTTACAAACTTAGATTTAAATGTAAAAGTTGCAGGTGTAGCTGATGTTATGACTCATAATAGTTTAAATAGTGAAACTATTGATGATACAAATAATATGACAAAAACATATAATAAGATAGTAAAAGAAGATACTTCACAAGTAACTTTAGAAACATTATTTACAGCTAATACTCCAGGATTTACATCTGCTGATATTACGGGTGGAGACGGTTCAGAGAGTGGTTTTGTAATTATTACAGATGTTCCAAGTGGATTTGATATTAGTGGAGCACTTGCTTTAGGTGGAAGTGGTACATCAAGAGAATGGTTAGTTGAAATTGCTGATTTCTCAAATGTAAAACTTGATATCCCAGCTAATTATAGTGGAGAAGTTGATTTAACTTTAAAACTTCAGTCTATTGAAAACGATGGTAATAAATCATCATTTACAAATGTTCCTTTAAAAATATTAGTAACACCAGAAACAGATGGAACAGTTAGTGGGAGCGCATCACAAAATGAAGATGAAACTGCAACATTAACATTTACTTTTAATAAAAATTCAGATTCAAATGAGAGCTTAACTTTATTAGAAATAAATACAGATTCTTTATCTTTAGCTGGAGTTCAATTATTTAAAAATGGAGTTAATATTACTTCAACTGGATGGGTAAGTGTAGATGTTAATAGTGATACAATAACTGCAAAAACACCAGCTGATTTAGATACAGATTATTCATTTGATTATAGATATAAAAATAGTGATACAACTAATGATGGTTCAGATTTTACAGACCATACTCAAAATGATAATACTTATGATGATGAAAGTTCAAATGCAAATTATGTAAATGGAACGTATAATGTTACTGTAAATGCAAAAACTGATACTGCAACATTAGTTTTAAATACTATTGTTGATGCAGATTCGGATGCGAATAATGATATTTCTTATGATAGTGGTTCTAAAACAGTAACAGTTACAGATAATACTATCTTCGAAGTACCTTTTACTTTAACTTCTGATGATATGAGTTCAGAGGGATCTAATGGAAAAGATTTAGATGGTAGTGAAAAAATATTAGCAACTGTTGAATTATCAGGAGTCCCAGAAGGCATAGATGTAGTTGGAGGAGTTTATTTAGGAGATAAATTTGATAATGCTGGAAATGCTATTAATTCTGGAAGATGGAGAGTTGAAATTTCAAATGATTTAGTTATGAATTCTTCAAGTGGAGAGAATAATAGTATTAAATTTGCAGTAGGAAAAGGTAGCTATTCTGATATTAATGCTGCAATTACATTTACTGTGTCTCATCAAGATACAAATGCAGAAGTTTTAACAAATAGTGAGACGTTTAATTTAGTTATAGATGGTAGTGACTTTGCAGGTACTCAACCAGATCCAAGTACTCCTCCCGTGGATTTAAATGTGACTTTAAATAGTACTAATTTTGTTGAAGATGAAGCAAAAAGTTTAAATAACTTCTTTAATGTAAGTGATGCAGATGCAAATCCTGCTAATAATACAGGAAAGTATGCAATTACTATTACAAATTTAGAGGGTGGTACAATTTCTGGAATGGAGTTTATTGATTCAGAATTCTATTCGTTAACAGGTACAGGAGATATAAATGATATTATAGCTTCTCTTAGTTCAATATCAATTACTCCAAATGCAAATGAAAATATTAATACACCAACAAATGTGAAATTTGATGTGGCTATTACTACTTATGGAGTAGATGAACATAATACATATTCATTTAATGATGTTACTACAGAAATAGCACCAGTTACTGATGCAACTAGTATAGATATTGCTGGTAGTACAACAATAAATGAAGATAGTAGTGAAATATTTACTATTTCTTTAGCAAATACTGCAGATGGAAATAGAACAACAATTATTGATGGAAAAGTTTATTTACAACTATCAGATACCGTATCAACTGATGGTGGGAATAATGGAACATTTGAATTAGTTGGTGGAACATTACCAA contains the following coding sequences:
- a CDS encoding immunoglobulin-like domain-containing protein, producing MAEATGEVREINGEIEIVDANGNSIPLQEGQEIQVGNQVQASVQVVDGQVQIVDNGGNIVELSAGQTLELSDDLPASESPLIQNTQNNNATVNVNNVQDVVINNQNPIILDSTVTQNNTNAFQENAIDNNTLDSLENELVDETNLVADTNNENNVEDNEDEEEIQSDDSTARELDRNGEIADVIADLREPVVDVREQEENILGEELLFVEARLSISGAPIVIEGNETVYTLSLTEVPATDVVVTLSYSGVAIDGTDYTSEQEVTIPAGSKETTFTLPTIDDYFSDNNEPYTIVITDANGGSFDSLIIDPKADRVTTTIIDDSQPDTPNDDTDLIEPTLDSVTLKLIPTDINGNEIPPATINEGETAYYKVIMLDPNGNEISASGNVDITFTDGTAVRTGTSGDAELDFSANNATVALNTVFQAVALDDYISDNNETFNVQITDDTYSNASFYENVIHNTTPVVTTIKDDTGTPNTPNDGPEPTHESVILKLVALNSDGTPVLDGSGNYTFANDVNEGNDAKYMVLAFAPNETTFSPSTKLDNQVGNVDITFADNTASGASSQSKNDGSEDYDNDAQGNVTLGTVISTSTYDDYLSDNNENFTVRITDNTYAPTSGGYENVTIDTNPVTTTIKDDTGTPNTPNDGPEPTHESVILKLVALNSDGTPVLDGSGNYTFANDVNEGNDAKYMVLAFAPNETTFSPSTKLDNQVGNVDITFADNTASGASSQSKNDGSEDYDNDAQGNVTLGTVISTSTYDDYLSDNNENFTVRITDNTYAPTSGGYENVTIDTNPVTTTIKDDTGTPNTPNDGPEPTHESVILKLVALNSDGTPVLDGSGNYTFANDVNEGNDAKYMVLAFAPNETTFSPSTKLDNQVGNVDITFADNTASGASSQSKNDGSEDYDNDAQGNVTLGTVISTSTYDDYLSDNNENFTVRITDNTYAPTSGGYENVTIDTNPVTTTIKDDTGTPNTPNDGPEPTHESVILKLVALNSDGTPVLDGSGNYTFANDVNEGNDAKYMVLAFAPNETTFSPSTKLDNQVGNVDITFADNTASGASSQSKNDGSEDYDNDAQGNVTLGTVISTSTYDDYLSDNNENFTVRITDNTYAPTSGGYENVTIDTNPVTTTIKDDTGTPNTPNDGPEPTHESVILKLVALNSDGTPVLDGSGNYTFANDVNEGNDAKYMVLAFAPNETTFSPSTKLDNQVGNVDITFADNTASGASSQSKNDGSEDYDNDAQGNVTLGTVISTSTYDDYLSDNNENFTVRITDNTYAPTSGGYENVTIDTNPVTTTIKDDTGTPNTPNDGPEPTHESVILKLVALNSDGTPVLDGSGNYTFANDVNEGNDAKYMVLAFAPNETTFSPSTKLDNQVGNVDITFADNTASGASSQSKNDGSEDYDNDAQGNVTLGTVISTSTYDDYLSDNNENFTVRITDNTYAPTSGGYENVTIDTNPVTTTIKDDTGTPNTPNDGPEPTHESVILKLVALNSDGTPVLDGSGNYTFANDVNEGNDAKYMVLAFAPNETTFSPSTKLDNQVGNVDITFADNTASGASSQSKNDGSEDYDNDAQGNVTLGTVISTSTYDDYLSDNNENFTVRITDNTYAPTSGGYENVTIDTNPVTTTIKDDTGTPNTPNDGPEPTHESVILKLVALNSDGTPVLDGSGNYTFANDVNEGNDAKYMVLAFAPNETTFSPSTKLDNQVGNVDITFADNTASGASSQSKNDGSEDYDNDAQGNVTLGTVISTSTYDDYLSDNNENFTVRITDNTYAPTSGGYENVTIDTNPVTTTIKDDTGTPNTPNDGPEPTHESVILKLVALNSDGTPVLDGSGNYTFANDVNEGNDAKYMVLAFAPNETTFSPSTKLDNQVGNVDITFADNTASGASSQSKNDGSEDYDNDAQGNVTLGTVISTSTYDDYLSDNNENFTVRITDNTYAPTSGGYENVTIDTNPVTTTIKDDTGTPNTPNDGPEPTHESVILKLVALNSDGTPVLDGSGNYTFANDVNEGNDAKYMVLAFAPNETTFSPSTKLDNQVGNVDITFADNTASGASSQSKNDGSEDYDNDAQGNVTLGTVISTSTYDDYLSDNNENFTVRITDNTYAPTSGGYENVTIDTNPVTTTIKDDANDKVPNEPIDTIYVQLSGDDVKEEANAATLTHNIKLVDKDGNAVNLANGETINITLSYTNDGTVNADFTSKKTTVTITGNGGSDYTFTNIITDDSLKEGTETYDVKIASIDSHSDYFENVKIADTTNGANATVNSAKGTINEEIDLNDENETVVEGATAITSVTQSMNLLDNDELGINGKISSFTYTDESDVVQTATLTGIPGSKTATVDSKYGNITVNEDGTWSFTPDATENNKNGVDDVFTYTVTDDNGANGTANFTVSVTDTNPSASAPDSSVDEDDLASGSDTSKESTVVTQTLNITKNKDDISDVSFDASTKTALEALALKSNNVLITYTLSNSNHTITAKAGADTIFTIDLQNTSDISGATQAYRFELLGSIDHVSGNAENSLNLPFSFNVSDIDSTVAGTTFNVSVVDDIPTANSEAKLSVVEGNVALTGMINLLDNDVQGADDPISTVTSFTYTNESNSSQTVNLSGGSVTVDTKYGSLTVNTNGTWSYISDASESNESGTDNVNTDDKVIDSFTYVITDADGDTSSAAQEIDVTDGANPMINPADLTVSELTLGYGVSLVPFTSQNNLLNISKGSDEIADTKFAVSTITALDALGIESAGESLVYTLSSDGHTITANKTTSSGAEVFKITITNPASTSAKYDFELSLPIDHTKNANPSLDHDTEWTLPITVYTEDTDNKNGVDGDDDAIDTFNIIVQDSTPSSTPSSIVMNEDSGSKTIRISQDAFDSVKITPLNGVQVTVASGNSTNIYDKNGDDIIGSLTNNGDGTLTFTPVTNYSNYTTDLPTFDYEIVDDDGDTSSSTITVEVNPIADAPSVSASNVTTTEDSNNTSEGTNSVALSLTKPSLSLDQTDKNDVTGSASGDKPERLGYIELEFTNGDFVIGAVLEKGDGTDLVTISSSNQIVKVYITDDANFHYSGLDPVSDGAIQLTTAEYQALKIIHAEDNDRDINITVSTTSYEVKDDGTPISTSDNNLKETSSDSMRVIITAKTDDISLAWDNNSRGTISTNINTNDTYTFNTISEDNADRTIDLKSLLTKTSGYETDLKGDLDGSETRTYKITGVPEGTVLSITTIVVTGINPTTTATQVDEYIADSSGTVSMTYTSRLNDDDIKLTLPENFGGNISNAKIELIAKDYDTETESADVAKSAEVYFNINITPVADDVTAAIKQSFGNEDAGRKSDGSTDVSSAASGIDLDVTITTDDKDGSETYTIVLSEIPDGAEIYYDGNLITKTSASVNAQITATNDAGANWSLEIKEFDNSKAFKIIPPYNSNDDINLKVAANAVDGTDIGASVTNLDLNVKVAGVADVMTHNSLNSETIDDTNNMTKTYNKIVKEDTSQVTLETLFTANTPGFTSADITGGDGSESGFVIITDVPSGFDISGALALGGSGTSREWLVEIADFSNVKLDIPANYSGEVDLTLKLQSIENDGNKSSFTNVPLKILVTPETDGTVSGSASQNEDETATLTFTFNKNSDSNESLTLLEINTDSLSLAGVQLFKNGVNITSTGWVSVDVNSDTITAKTPADLDTDYSFDYRYKNSDTTNDGSDFTDHTQNDNTYDDESSNANYVNGTYNVTVNAKTDTATLVLNTIVDADSDANNDISYDSGSKTVTVTDNTIFEVPFTLTSDDMSSEGSNGKDLDGSEKILATVELSGVPEGIDVVGGVYLGDKFDNAGNAINSGRWRVEISNDLVMNSSSGENNSIKFAVGKGSYSDINAAITFTVSHQDTNAEVLTNSETFNLVIDGSDFAGTQPDPSTPPVDLNVTLNSTNFVEDEAKSLNNFFNVSDADANPANNTGKYAITITNLEGGTISGMEFIDSEFYSLTGTGDINDIIASLSSISITPNANENINTPTNVKFDVAITTYGVDEHNTYSFNDVTTEIAPVTDATSIDIAGSTTINEDSSEIFTISLANTADGNRTTIIDGKVYLQLSDTVSTDGGNNGTFELVGGTLPSLTSISANSISDEQGNSLPAGNYYVITGVNLSDNIQVKYTPPSNEYGNTVSIKTYTITKEDPASSGYTTQTLLSSTSKTANVEGVNDGITPFSPTAVGDEDTTVFLNFGGASLVDSSESITFATLSGVPFGFDVYFKGVKQTGTVAGKDANGDYIYDYTFVATSVAELETIGVKKIGVEDFSGKIENLTLKVKSGESGSQTEQTVNNFEIQFRPVADQLLSMTVTKTFGEEYAWTAMNINANVKDTDGSETLQVQFKGVGTALDDTAIFRYSDGTIITSATFDSETWTISDIAYNKINDIEILYKEYNGNVDVVVKTVDTKDGITDTLSDANDSEGTFNLKIDASTNIITGAEDNTILYGSGKSIDAGAGIDTMILGNNIDIDFNSLGSDNSKDIINNIEKIDLSKSGDHSLTNLSLQDIIDITDNNNILEIIGDSSDTVNFKDLDKDWTNAGTDGNYDVYTKDSGGNTVTLKIDNDINTNII